DNA from Rhodothermales bacterium:
GTCCCCGTTGCGGCGTACACGCTGTCGCCGGCGGGTGTGCCCCGTAGGGCGTCGGCCTGGCGTCGGCTGCGTGTATCGGCCCACGTGATACACGGCGTCAGAGGGCTTCCGTCGGCATCGAGCGCGATCAGGCTGTGCATGGCGCTGCTGAATGACAGGCCCCGGATAGGCGCCTCGGTTAGCGAGGCCACCAGTTCGCGCAGCACCTCGAACGCGGCATCGCGAATGGCGATGGGGTCCTGCTCCGCCGTGGCGTCGTCCGGCGTGAGGAGCGGGTAACCGACCTCCCGCCGGCCCCGAACGCGGCCGGCCCGGTCGATGGCGACGGCCTTGGTGCTCGTCGTCCCGATATCGACGCCAATACAGACCTCATCGCTCGTCAACCCTACCTTCGTTTCCATACCCATGGTACCCGTCCTGTCCCGCGACTATCGTATGAAACTCATCCGTATCCTGCGCGCAGGTGTCCCGCGTAGTGGTGCCTTCTGTTTGTGTCTGGCGTTGGCGCTGGCCGGCTGCGACACCCAGGAGGCCCAGGAGGAATTCGTGGATGACGCCAATCAGCTCCCGGCCGGGGCCACCGTCATCCTCGACGACAGCTTTGGCGGCGCCATCTGCCGCGAAGACGCCGACGACTGGCGGATCGCGCCGGTCTACAACGGCGTCGTGTTTGTCGATCGCCCGCCGGCGCCCAACCCGGTCTCCAGCGCCCTGGTAACCGTCACCCTGCGCGTGTTGCAGTTCGATCGCGTGCGTGGCGGACTCGTCCTCCGCGCGTTCGGCGCGGCCAATACGCTGCTTGTGCTCGATACGATCCTCGATGCCGGCGCGCCAGGCGAGTATATCTTCCAGTTCAGCCCCTCGCTGTTGAGCGAAAACGGTATACATCGGCTGTACATTTTCGATTCATTCAGCGAAATCGTCTCCTACGGCGATCTCTTCGTCGTCGCCCAGCCGGCGCCCACCTGCTCCGTCGCGATCACGCTGATCGGGGGATAATAGGTTTCACCCCTTAGCCGCGCGCTCCAGCCGGTCCATCAGGGCCCGTCCGATGCCCTCGGGCTCGACGCGCTGGCAGTAGATCGTCTCGATGTCGGCCCGATCCGAGCGACGGAAAAACTGGAATAGGAGGCGGGCGTAGGCCGTGGTATCAGCCGGCGTTTCGTGCAGGCCCAGCGCCTGGGGGCGGGCATGGGTCGTGAGGCCGATAAAGGCATTGCCCTCGTTTACCGGGACCTCTGCTGGCGTGTCGATCAATACAACGCGGGCCTGCGGGGCGTAGTGGCGATGGCGGAGACCCGGGCTGCGCACCTCGGTGAGGCGGCTCAGATCTGCGTACCGGATGCCGGGCGCCACCGCCTGCAGGTCGGCCAGCGTAACGCCCCCGGGGCGGAGGATCAGCGGCTCATCGGTGGTGCAATCGACCACCGTCGACTCGAGGCCCACGTCGGAGGGGTCCCCCTGGAGGATGCAGGCGATCCGGCCCATCATGTCCGCATAGACATCTTCCCAGGTCGTCGGGCTCGGCCGGCCGGAGCGATTGGCTGACGGGGCCGCGACGGGCGTGCCGCACGCTTCGAGGAACGCGCGGGCGACGGGGTGGCGCGGCATGCGGATGGCGATGGTCGACAATCCGGCGCTCACGCCCGCCGGCACGTCGGCGCGGCGGGGCAGGACGAGCGTGAGCGGCCCCGGGAATAACGCCTCTATCAGCGCATGGGCCACGGAGGGGACGGTCTCGGCGAGTTGCTCGATCTGCTCGATGGAGGCGATGTGGACGATCAACGGGTTGTCCGCCGGCCGGCTCTTGGCGCTGAAAATGGCCTCGATGGCCGCCGGCTGGAAGGCGTCGGCGCCGAGGCCGTAGACGGTCTCGGTCGGAAAAGCCGCCAGCTGGCCGCGCCGGATGAACGCGGCGGCCTCCTCGGGCGACTCGGTGACGACGGTGGAAAGCGGTAGCTGGAAGGTCATGCCCCGCATCACGCCCCATCGCTCGATTTGATTCGCGCCGCGTACCCGACCCGCCGGCTCCACTCCCGCAAGTCGTCCAGCACGATGTAGATCGTGGGCAGGATGATGAGGGTCACGACGGTCGAAAAGGTCAGCCCGCCCACGATGGCTCGGGCCATCGGGAAGTACGGCGGACCGTCGCCGCCGATCTGGGTCGATCCAAAACAAAGCGGGATGAGGCCGAGCACGGTCGTCGCGGCCGTCATGACAATCGGGCGAAAACGGTCGTGGCCGGCCTGGAGGATCGCCTCCCGTCGGGCCAGTCCGGTG
Protein-coding regions in this window:
- a CDS encoding L-threonylcarbamoyladenylate synthase; its protein translation is MTFQLPLSTVVTESPEEAAAFIRRGQLAAFPTETVYGLGADAFQPAAIEAIFSAKSRPADNPLIVHIASIEQIEQLAETVPSVAHALIEALFPGPLTLVLPRRADVPAGVSAGLSTIAIRMPRHPVARAFLEACGTPVAAPSANRSGRPSPTTWEDVYADMMGRIACILQGDPSDVGLESTVVDCTTDEPLILRPGGVTLADLQAVAPGIRYADLSRLTEVRSPGLRHRHYAPQARVVLIDTPAEVPVNEGNAFIGLTTHARPQALGLHETPADTTAYARLLFQFFRRSDRADIETIYCQRVEPEGIGRALMDRLERAAKG